Proteins encoded by one window of Cannabis sativa cultivar Pink pepper isolate KNU-18-1 chromosome 4, ASM2916894v1, whole genome shotgun sequence:
- the LOC133036463 gene encoding fatty acyl-CoA reductase 8-like — MAIFRIYMLLCYLIPLQILQLLSKAFPSYFRDLYVTSMRKFNLVTRLVQLYKPYVLFKGIFDDTNSERLRGKAREMSSSNDEVDLFNFDPKCIDWKDYLINIHIPGVKKFVIKK, encoded by the exons ATGGCTATTTTCAGAATCTACATGCTTTTATGCTACCTTATACCGTTACAG atacTGCAATTGTTGAGCAAAGCCTTTCCGTCGTATTTTCGAGATTTGTATGTTACGAGTATGCGAAAATTCAATTTGGTAACGCGTTTGGTGCAACTTTACAAACCATATGTTCTATTCAAGGGCAt CTTTGATGACACTAACTCAGAGAGGCTCCGAGGAAAAGCAAGGGAGATGAGCAGTTCTAATGATGAAGTGGATTTGTTCAACTTCGATCCAAAGTGCATTGATTGGAAAGACTACCTCATCAATATTCACATTCCTGGAGTCAAGAAGTTCGTcatcaaaaaataa